A region of the Passer domesticus isolate bPasDom1 chromosome Z, bPasDom1.hap1, whole genome shotgun sequence genome:
ACACGACAAAACAACAGAACTGATAGCAGTAGCCAAGATATAAGCCAAGAACTGACTTTTAACATGAATTAATCAATAGTATTAATTTGGCAGCATTTTGCCATCTTCCAAGACATTGCTAATACCTGATGTACTCTGTAATTTCTACAATGGAGTGACTACATCAGTAAACAAGAGAAACAGGTACCATGTACCTGGACTTCTGTAAAGGCTTTGACATAGTCCCCACGTCCTTCCCTCCACACTGGAGAAGGATGGATTCCATGGATAGACTTTATTGAATAGGGATAGTTACACCCAGGGGGCAGTGTCAATGGCTCAGAGTTTCAACAGACATTAAaaagtggtgtccctcagggatTGGCCTCCACTGGGACCAGTGCTATTCAATGTTTTCATCAATGACACAAACACATCAGGTACTCCTGCAACAAGGATGCAAACTGAGTGGTGCTGTTGACAGACCTCAAGGActggatgccatccagaggaacCTGGACAAGCTCAAAAAGCGAGCCCATAGGAATCTCATTCAATTTAACAGGACCATGagcaaggtgctgcacctgagCTGGTGCAATCCCCAGTACCAACACAGGCTAGGGGATGaacagatggagagcagccctgcccagaagaagctgggggtgctggtgggtgaAAGTGGGACATGACCCAGTTGTGAACTTGCAGCCCAGAGTGGCAACCGTGCTCTGGGCTGCATTGAAAGGTCAAGCCTTGAGATCCCAACATgagtactgcatccagctctggggcccccaACATTAAGGGCATGGACTTGGTGGATTAAGATTGGAGGAGGACCACAAAGATTATTAGAGGGATGCAGCACCTCTTCTGTAAGAGAGcctgagagctgggattgttcactTTGGagtggagaaggctccagggtgGCCTTATTGTGGCCTTCCAGCTCCAGAAAGCAGCCTACAGCAAGGCTGGAGAGGAGTTTTCACACAGGCACATAGAAGGACAAAGGGCAACaattttaaattgaaagagCTTTGGTTTAGTTTAAGTACTGGAAAGAAAATCTTCACTGTGacggtggtgaggcactggaacaggttgcccagaaaagctgtggacATCCAGTTATtgcaagtgttcaaagccaggtgCAATGGAACCCTGAGCATCCCAGTCTAGTTCAAGGTTCTCTACCCATGGCAGGTTGGAATTAGATTATCTTTAAGGTTACTTCAAATCAAAATcattctataattctgtgatAACATCCCAAAACCTATCTGACCATATGATACATTTTCAAATAGGCTGATAGGTAAACATAAGCACATTCACAAATAAAAGTGAGAAGCTACTTTAAGTATTTGCTGCTCAAAATAAAATCCCACATTATGgaagtaaaacaaaacataaatcATAAATTGCTGCATCTACAGTGCATCAGTTATGGAGAAAGTTACCATTtaccaaaatgaaaatatactGTAAAGGAGGCAAAAGAGGTAAGAAAAGCTACTCTATTTTTACCAATCTGCTGCATAATTACACATTTCTATTAACATTACCTGCCTTCAAAGGACACATCATTAAGTCTGCCTCTAAATTCCAAGTCAGAAGAATGGCTGTATGAATTTTAATAGGCACAAATTGCCATGGACTACACTCAAGATCTCTTAGATTTGCTTTATCACTTAACTCATTCAATAAAGCAGTTTTCAAAGAACAGGCTAAAAACACTCACCAACTCTGGTGGCTGCATGTCATCACAGGCATCCACATGACACTGCATCATCTTCCAGAAGCAACAtaagaggaagaaaggaaatccaGGTCATACAGACTTTTAGACAATGTTGCAACCAAACAGAATGCATAGTGGTATGAAGAAACCCTCACACTATTAACGAAGACTTGAAATTATGTGATTTAGACCACTTTCAAGACTCACTGgcttttaattttactttgGGGCAACTCTAAATGGGAAActcctgttttccttctctttctatGTTAATTAGCAGAGTCTTCCTCTCACTAAAAAGCCCAAAAACTAATGGCAAGGCAAAACTTAagccttcttttttctttcagaaaacctttttacatttttacatgTAAAAATACTTTATCAATGTTTTATTTCTGCCATCTACTAGAAAAAGGTTTACTAAGATTGAAACAAGTAACTGCAAGTGATTATGCCAACTGCAGGTTAAGCAGGAAGGACACTGCTTATGTTCTACTATCCACGTACCTTATCTAGCCAGTAAGTAGACTAACAATCTACCACTACCTACCTAAATTAGAAACTTAATAATGTTTCTAAAACATATGATATATGgcatttatttctttcagaattTTACAGTTTCAGCAAGTGATGTTTATTTGCGCTAAATGAGTTTCTGAAAGAGGGTGTCTTAGCATACATAACATTTTACATTGCAGACTAATCTGTGCTAATCACTACTCAGAACTCGAACAGAAATCATATGACAGATGGGCTGGATAAGGCAAAGAGCTTAACTTTTACATATAATAGAAAACCCTGCATGCAGTCCTAACTGATGTCAAATTCTTTAGTAGTaagtttttctggtttttaagaGTGACCTAGGAAACTGAAATTTTGTTACTTCCTTCCAGCATCTGCACGAATAAATAGAAGAGTTGTCATACATTCTTCCTTTACTAATTTTAATATGTCCTTGAGAATGAGGGtgttaaaaaatacagaaaactcAGGATTTTTCAGATCACCATAGCCCTTACGGTACACAGGATCTGATCTGGAGGTAGTTACACACTGTAGTAGTTACACTTCTATACGGCGATAAACAAGTCTGTACTTTGGAGAAAAAGCTTCAGAACAAACTGTAAGTCACATGAGCATATAAACAGCAGTACATATTCATAACTACAGCTTTAAGCCAGGCTTACACACAAGTATCATCTCAAGTGATTAACTCTGTATGGCCAAGAGGAATTTACCCTTCTTTTAAAATCAAAGTGGGTTTTTCTCCACTCAGCATTTACAAGGCTGTCAATACTGTCATGTCTCTGGAATACAGGAAAAATCACAGTTCAGCATCCAGTCTTAAAGACTGTCAACTGTTCAATCTTTCTGCCTTTAGCGAAAAAGAGAACTAGCAAAAAAATTTCGTTTTGTACATTAaatttttccagtatttttgAGATGTTCATCAATTGCTGCTTTTTATTACACCTATGTAGGACAGAATTGACGTGAAAAGAGCATTTCTACTCTCTAAGAGCAGCTTTTTCCATTATAAACCACAGTAATATAGTTTGTAATAATAAGTTTGTTTAAACTTTTAGCTACACAACAGTTTCTATTTGATGCCTGTAGCACAGGAGGACTTTAGCTTTTGGCATAATACTTGAAGTTGTGTAGTCACATTCTGTGAAAATTTCCTTGCTGCTTACATAATTTAGAATACTAGGATCATAATTAACTAAAActagaaattaaatattatttttgttggAAAATAGTCCTCACTTTAACCAGCTGTAACACTTGATCACAAAGGAGCCAAAGTTATGAGCAGCTTCATTACGAAAAAGAAATgaacttgctttttttttctccatgaaaGAAACCAAACTAGCAGAAATTACTTCACTTGTGTGTAGAATCATGACAATAAAGTGAAGGTCAACCTGACAGGCTAAGCCTAAGATAAAATGGATTTTCTATTCTGGCTGAACTGGAataaaaatagaacaaaaataGAACACACTACTGCCCAAGAGTCAAGCTAACTAAGACTGTGCTCAACCAAATACCCAAAGAAGGACAGGCTGCTTAGTTTATGTACTCTAGCACAGGCTTGCTGCAAACAGAAGAACACAAAACCTAAGCTCTGAAAACATATAAATAGAGGTAAGAAATTTTGGAGGTGTACTTCTCCATTCTTCCAGTTTCTTAGCACGTAAAGTACCACGGGAAACAGGTTTTTTTGTGACTGCAAATATCTGTAACTGCAAATCTTTTATTATTTCTAATAAGCATATGGCATTCTTGCAATTTGGAGTTCCACTAACTCTTATTCCCAAGGAGTTCATGTGAAGTCCATTTAGCTAGCCCATTTCTTATCTCTTTTTCATTTCTATCTTCTACATTAATTtagaagaataaaataatgGGTCACCTGTCATCTTAAAGAAGGTGCCAAACAAAGCCAGAGGAGAAAAGAATATTGCTACTATAGAGATCCACCAATATTGCTACTATAGAGTATATAGTTGTGGTTTAAGAGCAGCTGGCAACTAAGCACTACAGAGCTGCCTGCTCACACGTCCCCACCCAACCCCCAGTGGAACTGGGATGAGAATCAAAAGCAAAACGTACAGcttgagataagaacagtttagTAATTGAGAAGttaaaaaacaaggaaaactaacaaaaatttaaacaaccaccaccaccatgccccaaaacaataaaataaacaagaacAAAATCGAGGATACATGATACAACTGCTTATCACTCTGCTGACCACTGCCAGGCCCCATCCTCAAACCCTTATGAACCCCCTGTCTGGGTAACTGCCCCAGTTTATACACTGGGTATGATGTTCTATGGTGTGGAGTATCTCTTTGGCCAGTTTGGGTCACTTGTACAGATTATAATACTTCCCAACTTCTTTGGTATACCTACTCATTCTTAGGGCATGAGACACTGAGCAAGCGCTTGACTTGGTATAAAATACTAcataggaaaacaaaaaacatcagCATGTTATCAACAGTATTCTCATACCGAattcaaaacacagcactggaTCAGCTACTGAGAAGAAAGTAActatcccagctgaaaccaggagaaCCTCCTGGATTTCCTACTGAGGAAAGAGGAAATCTTGTCTCGGAACAgcagggggctgctggggcctgACAGTTCAGAATGCAACACAGAAGACTACCTGTATCCTTTGTTTTAAGCTTACATATATTATGAGATTTCTTTCTCCCCCCAGAAAGAATTGATGTAGGATTCAACTAAGCAGTGGTTGCACCTCCAAAACATTTGGAATTGAGTGGATTTTCTGCAGAGAAACTAATAAATATAGAATTTATTCAAAAGACCCATCACATTCCATCAATTAGAGCTCTTCTCAGATGCTCCTATATAATCTGAGTTACGGTATCAATGAGCATGTTTGCCAAGCTTTAGTGTTAAGAATGCTCTGCTCTTTAACTCGCCAGAGAACACTGTTCTGACATGCTTTCTCTATGTGAAAAATCTCCCAATTGCTATTTCTGTCATGCTCatttaaaaaatctaaaagATGGCCAGTGTAAGAAAACCTACAGAGCTGAGCACAATCAAAATCACTGAATCTTTCTGAAGAcagggagaaagaaagaaaacataagAGTACCATTTACACCTCAAATCTACAGGAGGACCACTTGTATGGACATAACATTTTGGTTTTACTACCAGAACTGTGTATATCCCACACGAAAGCGCAAGTAGTTCAGCAACAGGAGGTCAGCATGCTAACTGTGCTTAGGGAAACAACAGAGCAAATTTTCAACTCATACCATGCCATCGTAACGGTCTCCCGGTCTGCCCCTCCGGTCATAGGACATCAGATCtctaaaacaaaaaagacagcaGCATGTTAATTTTGTTATGTGTGTTATCAGCTAGCTTGTTTATCTGAATTTTCCCATTCAGGGTTCACATATAACTTAGTATCAAACTATTCTACCCCAGTACTGAATAAGAGAACTTCCAGAACTACTGATTATAGTCCTGGCAACTTACTACATCAAGCAGGTAATTAAATTTCAGTAAATTTCAAAAAATACTCTTGTCTAATACAGGCTCAATCCCGCATAATCACTACCAACATGGAAGCATGGAAAGACCACTGAAAATATGACTCAGATACACAACATGAGCTTTTGTATAATGCAATTATCCAACAACTCACCCGCCACGAGGAGgtggtggaggaggaagaggaagattacgagctctgctgccacctctaACACCACGACCTGGTGGAGGTGGTGGAGGTCCTCTGCGAGGGCTCATATCATCATAATCTCTTCTTGAGGGAGGCATAGGTCGTCCACCACGACCAGGAGGCATTCGATCAAAACCTCCTCTTCCACGCATTGGAAAGCCCACTGGCCGTCCCCTTCTATCATCAAACATCATTGTGAAGCCACCATAGTCATACGTTTCATCATAGAAATTGGGATCATAAGGCTGGGCCCGTCCTTTAATTGGAGACTaatacaaacaaataaaacaattcctcaAATCAGACAGTTCCATTACAACTGGTGTATTTAATCATTAAACTAACACATTTATGCATTTGGACCATGTTTTTGATTTCCTAATGCTGCCAAGAAATGAGATGTTGATGTGCTTCCTGTGAACTTAACTACAACAGTAAAACTACTTAGATGTGGCAGATACATTTCGTTTTCCTTCCTCTTCGAATTTTTCATTCTGATGACATGCAAAGTATGAACGGCCCACTACTACCAAAAATTGCTCATAAGGTGTACCCCAATTCTAAGCAATAGAAACAGTTCCCAAGGTTTGTAACCGTCCATCATttgctgctgggaaagcaggaggTACTAAATTTAAACTAGAAACTGAGAGAGACCATTTTTCATCCAATTCATGTAGAAAACATCCACGAATGCCaatgaaagaataaaataaatttaataaacattaCCTCAGAGATAAGATCCAAGATAATCTTGATGCACTCAACAACCCTATCAGGTTTTCCACCAATAAGCACCACCCTGTCAGTCGAATGAGGACAACACTCTTGAAAGAGCTTAATGGTGGTCTGAGTgttctgcagaagaaaaaaaaaatccgagattatcaaatatatttttaaagctatataaaaccattaaaatattttaaaaatagattcaAAAGACAATTAAGTTCCACCCACTTAAATCTGCATGCTTGCTTTTGAGTTATCACACAAAGTTCGAAGATTACATATTTTTAAGATCTTGCTGCTCTAAGTTTTGtaggaagatgaaaaaaaatcaatttctcCTACTTTAATTAAAACATAGCTATGAAACATCATTTAACAAAGTATTAGAAAAAGGACCACATAACCATTGCCAGCTTATAGGTTGTATTAGCCTTCAAATTAAACATGCTTTGGATGCTAAGACAGCGATGTTGCTAGGATTATGTCTAGTTATCTGGCCTTTCTTAATCCATACAAACAAGTACCGGCTTATACCTGAACTGACCTGAAACTGCCTGACACAATGCCAAGAAACTCAACTATGTGTTTTTAGTTCACATagatcattaatttttttttttagaatcctactctttcactgaaaaaaaaaaagtcttccaGGAGttagaattaaaaatacataaccAAACATGAAGTCTTTCCACAGTAAATCTACTGTGGAGATGCTTTCATTCTCAACTGTTTTGTATGTTCAACCACACAAGTAATTCTACACTACGCAGCAGTTTGTTCTAAAAGGAGAAATGAatacaattttaataaaataaagtaaaaatactttctttaaaaacagtACTCTACCAAAAATATGTTTAACTAAGTCCTGGCTCTGCCACTGACATAACTTCTGAGGGTCTGCAAGAAAGCTGAAACTTCCAGCTCTGTCCCAAAACGTCAAAAGCATGTATGCAACATGCTGAGAAAGAATTACGCAGAGCAGATACTTAGATGTGCCCCTTATGAACAGAAAACATTGCTTATTTAACAAAATGAATTCCCGGAAGAACAGAAAGCAAGTACCTCTCTGAGTTCTTTAATTTTAGCACCCTTGACACCAATAATGCCTCCTGCCAAACTCTGGTGAATAAGAAGTCGAAGTTCACAGTCGAAGTCACTGCCTTTGTAGTGTTGATACTGCAAATAAGATGCATATAGGGAGAAGCAATAAAGATTAATCACAGATGTTcaaaatatttggggttttaagcttcttttttaaacagaatGGGGCAATTTAATTTATTGCTGAATTCAGTCGTGTATTTCTTTTGATACAACCACAACAATTTGAACACCTCACCTCAACGTGAAGTATCAGCTTTCCCTATTTTTTACACTATTTATTAAATTACACTGCACTGCTTGCTATAAAAATTTAAGAAGGCATCAAACAATGAAACACTTATTTTCTGGGAAACAGGAAGGCTGTTCAAAATGTAATAAACAATTATAGATTTTGCCCTCTACCCAAAAAACGCCAACATGACAGCCATAATCCTTCTTTTAAAAGgcttttggcatttttcacttttctaaTTTCCAGTGTTTAAAAACACAGAACAATCTAGA
Encoded here:
- the HNRNPK gene encoding heterogeneous nuclear ribonucleoprotein K isoform X2 codes for the protein METEQQEETFTNTETNDLSTGKRPAEDMEEEQAFKRSRNTDEMVELRILLQSKNAGAVIGKGGKNIKALRTDYNASVSVPDSSGPERILSISADIETIGEILKKIIPTLEEASYLQYQHYKGSDFDCELRLLIHQSLAGGIIGVKGAKIKELRENTQTTIKLFQECCPHSTDRVVLIGGKPDRVVECIKIILDLISESPIKGRAQPYDPNFYDETYDYGGFTMMFDDRRGRPVGFPMRGRGGFDRMPPGRGGRPMPPSRRDYDDMSPRRGPPPPPPGRGVRGGSRARNLPLPPPPPPRGGDLMSYDRRGRPGDRYDGMMMQCHVDACDDMQPPELFEGGSGYDYSYAGGRGSYGDLGGPIITTQVTIPKDLAGSIIGKGGQRIKQIRHESGASIKIDEPLEGSEDRIITITGTQDQIQNAQYLLQNSVKQYSGKFF
- the HNRNPK gene encoding heterogeneous nuclear ribonucleoprotein K isoform X1, with amino-acid sequence METEQQEETFTNTETNDLSTGKRPAEDMEEEQAFKRSRNTDEMVELRILLQSKNAGAVIGKGGKNIKALRTDYNASVSVPDSSGPERILSISADIETIGEILKKIIPTLEEASYLQYQHYKGSDFDCELRLLIHQSLAGGIIGVKGAKIKELRENTQTTIKLFQECCPHSTDRVVLIGGKPDRVVECIKIILDLISESPIKGRAQPYDPNFYDETYDYGGFTMMFDDRRGRPVGFPMRGRGGFDRMPPGRGGRPMPPSRRDYDDMSPRRGPPPPPPGRGVRGGSRARNLPLPPPPPPRGGDLMSYDRRGRPGDRYDGMMMQCHVDACDDMQPPELFEGGSGYDYSYAGGRGSYGDLGGPIITTQVTIPKDLAGSIIGKGGQRIKQIRHESGASIKIDEPLEGSEDRIITITGTQDQIQNAQYLLQNSVKQYADVEGF
- the HNRNPK gene encoding heterogeneous nuclear ribonucleoprotein K isoform X6 translates to METEQQEETFTNTETNGKRPAEDMEEEQAFKRSRNTDEMVELRILLQSKNAGAVIGKGGKNIKALRTDYNASVSVPDSSGPERILSISADIETIGEILKKIIPTLEEYQHYKGSDFDCELRLLIHQSLAGGIIGVKGAKIKELRENTQTTIKLFQECCPHSTDRVVLIGGKPDRVVECIKIILDLISESPIKGRAQPYDPNFYDETYDYGGFTMMFDDRRGRPVGFPMRGRGGFDRMPPGRGGRPMPPSRRDYDDMSPRRGPPPPPPGRGVRGGSRARNLPLPPPPPPRGGDLMSYDRRGRPGDRYDGMMMQCHVDACDDMQPPELFEGGSGYDYSYAGGRGSYGDLGGPIITTQVTIPKDLAGSIIGKGGQRIKQIRHESGASIKIDEPLEGSEDRIITITGTQDQIQNAQYLLQNSVKQYSGKFF
- the HNRNPK gene encoding heterogeneous nuclear ribonucleoprotein K isoform X5, whose amino-acid sequence is METEQQEETFTNTETNGKRPAEDMEEEQAFKRSRNTDEMVELRILLQSKNAGAVIGKGGKNIKALRTDYNASVSVPDSSGPERILSISADIETIGEILKKIIPTLEEYQHYKGSDFDCELRLLIHQSLAGGIIGVKGAKIKELRENTQTTIKLFQECCPHSTDRVVLIGGKPDRVVECIKIILDLISESPIKGRAQPYDPNFYDETYDYGGFTMMFDDRRGRPVGFPMRGRGGFDRMPPGRGGRPMPPSRRDYDDMSPRRGPPPPPPGRGVRGGSRARNLPLPPPPPPRGGDLMSYDRRGRPGDRYDGMMMQCHVDACDDMQPPELFEGGSGYDYSYAGGRGSYGDLGGPIITTQVTIPKDLAGSIIGKGGQRIKQIRHESGASIKIDEPLEGSEDRIITITGTQDQIQNAQYLLQNSVKQYADVEGF
- the HNRNPK gene encoding heterogeneous nuclear ribonucleoprotein K isoform X4 — encoded protein: METEQQEETFTNTETNDLSTGKRPAEDMEEEQAFKRSRNTDEMVELRILLQSKNAGAVIGKGGKNIKALRTDYNASVSVPDSSGPERILSISADIETIGEILKKIIPTLEEYQHYKGSDFDCELRLLIHQSLAGGIIGVKGAKIKELRENTQTTIKLFQECCPHSTDRVVLIGGKPDRVVECIKIILDLISESPIKGRAQPYDPNFYDETYDYGGFTMMFDDRRGRPVGFPMRGRGGFDRMPPGRGGRPMPPSRRDYDDMSPRRGPPPPPPGRGVRGGSRARNLPLPPPPPPRGGDLMSYDRRGRPGDRYDGMMMQCHVDACDDMQPPELFEGGSGYDYSYAGGRGSYGDLGGPIITTQVTIPKDLAGSIIGKGGQRIKQIRHESGASIKIDEPLEGSEDRIITITGTQDQIQNAQYLLQNSVKQYADVEGF
- the HNRNPK gene encoding heterogeneous nuclear ribonucleoprotein K isoform X3, giving the protein METEQQEETFTNTETNGKRPAEDMEEEQAFKRSRNTDEMVELRILLQSKNAGAVIGKGGKNIKALRTDYNASVSVPDSSGPERILSISADIETIGEILKKIIPTLEEASYLQYQHYKGSDFDCELRLLIHQSLAGGIIGVKGAKIKELRENTQTTIKLFQECCPHSTDRVVLIGGKPDRVVECIKIILDLISESPIKGRAQPYDPNFYDETYDYGGFTMMFDDRRGRPVGFPMRGRGGFDRMPPGRGGRPMPPSRRDYDDMSPRRGPPPPPPGRGVRGGSRARNLPLPPPPPPRGGDLMSYDRRGRPGDRYDGMMMQCHVDACDDMQPPELFEGGSGYDYSYAGGRGSYGDLGGPIITTQVTIPKDLAGSIIGKGGQRIKQIRHESGASIKIDEPLEGSEDRIITITGTQDQIQNAQYLLQNSVKQYADVEGF